A section of the Triticum dicoccoides isolate Atlit2015 ecotype Zavitan chromosome 7A, WEW_v2.0, whole genome shotgun sequence genome encodes:
- the LOC119328156 gene encoding protein NRT1/ PTR FAMILY 2.3-like: protein MDSSTNSKLKPVVDQEEAQEKPGRERGGWITLPFIAGSMLGLGLAVNGTTNNLLVYLLKEYNVESIDAAQIANVARGSLNLVPVAGAVLADSYLGSFPVILAGAVINLLAFVLFMLTAALPSLRPPHCTSSSTVGCQHGSPGQLAVLYAAILLLAIGTGGTRFNIATMGADQFASTHEQDTFFNWYFVFLYGSFIVGDTAIVYIQDGVSWAVGFGVCLAASTFSLVMLLLGARYYRMPVTKGSPYTDLARVVVAAVCKGSVQVDAHGGVRYNVGDGAFVTSGSDRAPSKTLRFLNRAAMITAATGSDSSRGESGRGAWRLCTVQQVEDLKSLLSVFPLWSSGIMVSVSIGVMLGMIILQALAMDRSLGPHFNIPAGAISVCSLVGFIVATPVLDRAVFPLWHRITGTPASPLQRVGLGHVVNVSGMVAAALVERRRLGSMRAHPGAPMSVLWLLLPLSIVGAGEALHFPGNMAFYYLEFPKMLRSLATAMAPLLIAMGFYISTVFVDVVRRVTAWLPGNIDQGRLDNVYWTLAVAATLNFGYFLVCVWRYKYHSRGTRVAM from the exons ATGGATAGCTCCACTAACTCTAAACTCAAGCCTGTCGTCGACCAAGAAGAAGCCCAAGAGAAACCAGGCAGAGAGCGAGGAGGATGGATCACTCTCCCCTTCATAGCTG GGAGCATGCTGGGGCTGGGGCTGGCCGTCAACGGGACGACAAACAACCTGCTGGTGTACCTGCTCAAGGAGTACAACGTGGAGAGCATCGACGCCGCGCAGATCGCCAACGTCGCCCGCGGCTCCCTCAACCTCGTGCCCGTCGCCGGCGCCGTCCTCGCCGACTCCTACCTCGGCTCCTTCCCCGTCATCCTCGCTGGTGCCGTCATCAACCTCCTG GCTTTCGTCTTGTTCATGCTCACCGCAGCGTTGCCATCCTTGCGGCCACCACACTGCACATCGTCGTCCACCGTTGGGTGCCAGCACGGATCCCCAGGGCAACTTGCCGTGCTGTATGCCGCCATATTACTTCTTGCCATTGGCACCGGAGGCACACGTTTCAACATCGCAACAATGGGTGCGGACCAGTTCGCCAGCACGCACGAGCAGGACACCTTCTTCAACTGGTACTTTGTCTTCCTCTACGGCTCCTTCATCGTTGGGGACACGGCCATTGTCTACATCCAGGACGGCGTGTCATGGGCCGTGGGGTTCGGTGTCTGTCTCGCCGCATCGACGTTTAGCTTGGTGATGCTTCTTCTGGGCGCACGGTACTACCGGATGCCCGTAACAAAGGGCAGCCCCTACACAGACCTGGCCCGCGTCGTCGTGGCTGCAGTGTGCAAGGGTAGCGTCCAAGTCGACGCACATGGTGGTGTGCGGTACAACGTAGGAGACGGCGCCTTCGTGACATCCGGCAGCGACAGGGCACCAAGTAAAACCTTAAG ATTTCTGAATCGAGCTGCCATGATCACTGCAGCAACTGGAAGCGACAGCTCACGGGGTGAATCAGGCCGTGGCGCCTGGCGGCTGTGCACGGTGCAGCAGGTCGAGGACCTCAAGTCCCTCCTCAGCGTCTTCCCACTGTGGTCGTCCGGCATAATGGTGAGTGTGTCGATCGGAGTGATGCTTGGCATGATCATcctgcaggccctcgccatggaccGCTCACTCGGACCACACTTCAACATCCCGGCGGGGGCCATCTCTGTCTGCTCCCTCGTCGGGTTCATTGTGGCCACCCCGGTCCTGGACCGTGCCGTCTTCCCTCTCTGGCATAGGATCACCGGCACCCCAGCGTCCCCGCTGCAGCGCGTGGGCCTCGGCCATGTGGTGAACGTTTCAGGCATGGTCGCCGCCGCGCTGGTGGAGCGCCGGAGGCTTGGCAGCATGCGCGCACACCCCGGTGCGCCCATGTCCGTGTTGTGGCTCCTGCTCCCGCTGAGCATCGTCGGGGCCGGAGAGGCCCTGCACTTCCCTGGGAACATGGCCTTCTACTACCTGGAATTCCCCAAGATGCTACGGAGCCTGGCTACGGCCATGGCGCCGCTGCTCATCGCGATGGGGTTCTACATAAGCACGGTGTTCGTAGACGTGGTGAGGCGGGTCACGGCGTGGCTGCCGGGGAACATAGACCAAGGGAGGCTAGACAACGTGTATTGGACATTGGCGGTGGCAGCGACACTAAATTTTGGCTACTTCCTCGTCTGCGTCTGGCGATACAAGTACCATAGCCGAGGGACGAgggtggcaatgtag